A window of the Chaetodon trifascialis isolate fChaTrf1 chromosome 9, fChaTrf1.hap1, whole genome shotgun sequence genome harbors these coding sequences:
- the folr gene encoding folate receptor, producing the protein MWVVLALLLAVSSGALSLNPLNMCMDAKHHKVEPGPEGQLYSQCAPWRDNACCTANTSEEAHADHSYLYNFNWDHCGIMSKECKKHFIQDTCFYECSPHLGPWIQKVDQTWRKERIVDVPLCQEDCHDWWEDCKNEYTCKSNWHYGWDWSTGINKCPANSKCRKWTEVYPTPKSMCEEIWSNSYIYTTHTKSSGRCMQLWFNGSNPNKMVAEYYHNNAQQHQSLALTMLLSLAFTCFSIMKH; encoded by the exons ATGTGGGTTGTCCTGGCCTTGCTGTTAGCCGTCTCCAGCGGCGCTCTGTCTCTGAACCCACTCAACATGTGTATGGATGCCAAACACCACAAAGTAGAGCCTGGCCCCGAGGGACAACTTTACAGTCAG TGTGCTCCATGGCGTGACAATGCATGTTGCACGGCCAACACCAGTGAAGAAGCCCATGCCGATCACTCCTACCTGTACAACTTCAACTGGGATCACTGTGGTATCATGAGCAAAGAGTGCAAGAAACATTTCATCCAGGACACTTGCTTCTACGAGTGCTCACCACACTTGGGACCCTGGATACAAAAA gtggatCAGACTTGGCGTAAGGAGCGTATCGTGGATGTGCCTTTGTGTCAAGAGGACTGCCATGATTGGTGGGAGGACTGCAAGAATGAATACACCTGCAAGAGTAACTGGCACTATGGATGGGACTGGAGCACGG GTATTAACAAATGCCCTGCAAACAGCAAGTGCAGAAAGTGGACCGAAGTTTACCCCACACCCAAGTCCATGTGTGAAGAAATCTGGTCCAATTCCTACATTTATACCACCCACACCAAATCCTCAGGCCGCTGCATGCAGCTCTGGTTCAATGGGTCAAACCCCAACAAGATGGTGGCTGAGTACTACCATAACAATGCACAGCAACACCAAAGCCTTGCCTTGACAATGCTACTTTCCCTGGCGTTCACATGTTTCTCTATTATGAAGCACTGA